The DNA region CCAGCGCCGTGGCGACATCCTGAAGCGGCGTCTGGCCGAGCACGACGGATGTGCCGCCGGCAGAGACCGCCGTCACCGGCGGCTGCGGCAGAATATGCTGTGTGCCTTCGGCCGCCGCGCCGCCAAGGAGCACGGCGGGCAAGCCCGTGAGCCGTCCACCATCCGCCATCGCGGCACACGGCAGCAGAGCCAGAGCCACTGCGCCTGCGAGCACGATCGATTTCATAGCCAATCCCCCAAGACGAACTGCCGCCCAGCTTGCCGAACCCCATACCCGTAGGACGAGGGAACCCGCGTTGCGGCCTCTCCGAAATCGTAAGGCAACGCCGCCTAACCGTCCATTATCAAACGCGCTCTGATCGCTCAGCCGCCGAGCGGCGCACTGCGAAGCATGGCAAAGGGAGCGCCGGGTTCTGGCTCGACGAAGATCGCCAGATTGTCGAGGCGATAGGGCCTCGCGTCAAAATCGGCGAAATGCCGTCTCGCGGCCGCGTCGACCGCTTCGGCGTCCTCGCGCGGCACCTTGCCGGTGAGCGACATGTGGAAGCGGAACGCATCGAAAACATAGGGATAGCCCCAGCGCACGAGATGGGCGTCCTCGCCGAGCGTCAAGCCGGAAGCGCGCCGGCGCGCCAGTTCGCCGTCGGTAAGCGGGGCGCGGAACGGCTCGAAGGCTTCAACGATCTCGCCGGCCCAGCGATCCAGCTCGGCGACCGGCTCGTTCGGCACGAAGGCGAAGAAACGGCCAAGCCTGCGGATGACCAGCTCGGGAATGGCGATCGGCGCCGAACGGCGGGCGAAATCGTCGAAATGCTCGATGAGCTCCGATTCGCTGCGACGCGTGGCCAGGCGGAACGGCGCCTTCAGCGTCGCGTGGAAGCCATAGCGCGCTGGATCGGCGAGATAGGCCGCCATCGCCTCCGGTTCGACGCCATCGACCACCGGTAGCCGAAGCCTCGTACCCGTTGCCGCATCGCGGCCGATCCAGCGGGTCGCCGTCCGTCCAAGCGCATCCTCGCCGCCCGGAGCCCAGTAGATCGCATAGCGCAAGATCATTCCCTTCCCTGATGAAGCCGCATTCCGGCGCCGCCGCGGCGGACCATAGCAATGCGGGAGCAAGGTTGCATCTTCGCGACGGACGCTCGGGATTCCGGATCGGCGCGGGCGCGTGCCGATGTTGAGCCTTTCATTTACACAAGACAGGCGACACTGGATTCGCTATAGCGGGCTGGACGATCGTTCCGAGGAATGTGTCATGAAATCTTCGCTGCTCAAGCTTCTGGCTGTTACCGCCCTCGTCGCGATGGGGGCCAGCGCGGCATCCGCCCGTGGGGGTAGCACCTATGACGGCTACTCGCAGCTGCTGCCCGACTGGCAGGTCTTCGGCTTCGACCTGACGTCGATTCCCAATGATGTTCCCTCGCTGATGGCGTTCAAGGCATCGCTCGATCCGCGCACGCAGCTGGCCGTGAACAACCGCTGTTCACAGGACATCATCGTCCAGCCCTGGCGCTATTCGTCGAAGGTTCGGCGCTTCTGCTTCGGCCGCTGAGTCGACGTCAGCTTCGTTCCGTCTCCGGCCTATCGCTGTGGATGCGACTATGGGTTCGCAGCCCGCTCCATTTTTGTGATTGATAATTCTCCAATGATTGCGGAACAGTTTCGGCTTCGAGCCGTTTAGGTTCCGGAGCGCGAAATATATCGAGTTCGGTGACAGTACACCGGCATTCGCGCCGCAACCCAGATCGTACAGTTGCTGTATCTCTACGCACTGTTCTCGATTTGACCGGAGGACAATCATGATGAAATCGAACCGACTTGCTGCAATGATTTTCGGAACGGCGATGATCGCCATGTCCGCCTCGCCGCTGATGGCACAGGACACTCCCGCTCCCGCCAATACGCCGGCCGCAACGACGACGACCCCGACGCTGAGCGGCCCCACGTCCGGCGCGGAGGCGCAGGTGAAGGACGAGGACGTGTTCGGCTTTGACATCTCCGGCGCCACGCAGCCAACCGCCGAGCAGCTCGTGGTCGCCAAGAATACGTGCAACGAGAAGGTCAACACCGAGCCGACGCGCTACTCGGGCGCGGTCCGGACCTTCTGTGAGCAGGTTCTGAAGATGAACTAAAGCGCCGCCGCGAGGCTCACCCAGCTTCGCAGCGGGAACGCGGCGCCGGTCGCGCCATCACGCTTCGGTTGTTTTGCCAAGCGCTTGATTCGGACCGGCGTCATGTCGCAGACGAAAGATCGCCCGTCTTCCGCGCACCGGCTCGATCGCCGCGCCCGGAGAGGCGGGCGATCAATTCATCGCGGGCGCTCGGCATCTTGCTGCCTCGCGGGCCATAGAGATCGCGCTGCAGAAAATGCGCGGTCAGGCGAAGCCCTTCCAGGAGTTCTTCCGGCCCACGGTTTGACGCGCCGCCGCTGAGAAATGGCGGCAGCGTCAGCAGGCGGTCCTCGTAGCCGATAGCGGCCTCACGGCTGACGGCGCGTCCGGTGCGCGGCGACACATAGGCGAGACCTTCCCGCGAACCCGTCCGCGCGCAACGCGCCAGATCCAGCCCGAAGCCCAGTTCATCCAGAAGCGCCAGTTCGAAGCGCGCCAGAAAGGCGCAGAGTTCGTCGACGGTCGGGCGCGTTTCCCCGGCCAGCACATCAAGCGCCGTCTCCATCGCATCGAAGAGCCCGGCATGCACCTGGCGTTCGGCGAGGAGATGCATATGGCCGGTCATCACCTGCAGCGTGAACAGGACCTCGGCAACATCGATCAGATTCGCCGCCCGCATTCGCTGCGGCTCGATCGTGAACTGGCCCAGATGCTCGTCGAGGCGCGCCCGCCAGGTCGCGGTGACCCGGTTGCCGGGCTGGATGACGGCCGCGAGGCTGCGCGATCGCGCGCCGCGCACAAGGCCCTGGTGGCGGCCATGCGAACGCGTCAGCACCTCCAGGACGACGCTCGAATCCCCCCGCCGTCGGCTCGCCAATATGATCGCATCGTCGGACCATTCCATGGCGGCGAACCTGCCGGCAAGACCGGGGAGAATGCAAGGGCTACCGACGTCCCGCCGCGACACGATCATCCGCGATCGGGCGCCTCAAAAGGGTGGAACGCAAGATTGCTTCGGAGACTGGTGCGAATACAGGGGCTCCGCACTTCCCTGCCTTACCGATCGACGGGCGATTTCGATCGAACCCTCTGTGGAGCGACGTCTCGGCGGGATCCGGGTCTCTCCCGGTCACCGCCCAAGCCGCGGCAAGCCAAGGGGCCGTTGCCCCGCACACAAAGAAAAACCCGGCGGATTGCTCCGCCGGGTCTTTTTCGTCCGATGCGGACCTGGAATTACCAGGAGCGCTTCAGCCAGAGGTTAACCGCCCAGGCGTCGCCATCGTCGATGGAGCCCGTGCCGTCGACGCTGCTGTACTGGCCGTCAAGCATGACGTCCAGGCCCTTGACGGGCGACCAGCCGGTCGAAGCAACAACGCGCCAGGCGTCGAGGCCCGAGTTGTCGTAGTAGCCGTCGCCGTCATAGGAGGCGTAGCCACCCGAGATCGCCGACCAGACCGAGGGGGTCCAAACATGCTTGTACGAAGCACCCGCGCTCCAGCTGGAGCCCGGAGCCACACCGGCGAGGCCGATCTCGTCGAAGCCAGCGAGGCCAGCGACCGAGGTACCACCCGAGATACCGGTGAAGGAGTTGGCGTTGTCGCCATAAGCACCGAAGACGGTGAACTTATCGCCAGCCGAGAAGCTGTCGAGAGCGAACTCGATGTTGCCGCCGATAGCCCAACCCTGCTGGGTCGAGTAATCATAGGGGTCGAGAGCCGTGCCCGTGCCCGAACGGTCGAGAGCGATGTCGGTGTAAGCCGCAGCGACCTTCGTCGAGAAGATGCCCGAAGCATACGAGACAGCGCCGATAACGGTCGGGATGTTCTCGCCGCCGCCATTCGCGTAGACCGTCGACAGGACCGGATAATACTGGCCGGTGCCCGAGTCATAGGCGTAGGAAACGGACGTGGCGGACGACAGGCCACCGAGGTTGCCCGAAGCGCCGCGATCACGCTGGTCTTCGACCGAGAGGGCGAGACCGAAACCGTTGACCTGGTAGTTCAGCTGGATCTGGTCGGCAGTGGTATCCGAACCCCAGACGCCGGTGTCCGTGTAACCACGGCCGAAGTCGAAGAGCGAGGTGAAGTAACCAGCCTTCAACGGTCCGAGCTGCAGGTAGGCGCTGTCAACGTAAGCCGACTTGGTCGTGGCGTTCACGGCCTGGGTCAGCGACTGGTTGAAGCCGCCGGTGTTGCCGGTCTGAGCGCGCATGTCGATGAAGCCGGTCAGGTTACCGAATTCGGTGACCGACGAGGCCGTCAGCTGGATCGACACTTCGGTGTAGAAGTTCGACCAGTTCGACGACGGATAAGCGCCGACGTAGTTGCCGTAGTCGGTGTTGCCAACCGACGTACCGAACTTCACGTAGCCGCCGACCTTGATGCAGGTGTCGGTGCCGGGCGAGTAGTAGAAACCGGCGCCGAAAGCGTCGCAGACCTTCACGTAGTCGACCGGTTCGGCGACCGTGAGATCCGCCGCCTGAGCGCCGCCGGCAACGATCATCGCAGCCGCAGAGCCGAGGAGAAGGGTCTTGAAGTTCATGTCCTGACCTCCAAAAGGTTAAACCAGGAGACTATTTCTTTCTTCTCGTCGCCTCAGGAATGCCTTGAAAAGGAGTTCCTGTATGTGGCCCGTTTGAAGTCCGTCAAATCCCCGTTCAGCTGCACTACCTATTTGGCCCCCACCCCTGGGTGCCGGTAAAGCAACCGGAACCGCTGAGTTCGATTCCGTAATGGCGATCATAGCGAATGCCCTTCCGGGCGCTATGACGGAAATGCAACACAGCACCGGATCATCGTCGCTTTGCCGGTAAGGTTTCGGTAAGAGGTTGGCATCTAGCCGTTTCCTGCCGTTTTCCGCCGCCTTCCAGCGGCCCAAATCGGTCTCACCACCCATCATCACCGATCCCGAGGCGCTTCCCATGGCTTCTTTCGACCGCGAATCGATCCTTTCGCGACTCAGCAATGTCCCCGGGCCGGATGGCGCGGGCGATCTGGTGTCGCTCGGGCTGGTCTCGGACATCCTGATCAATGGCGGCAAGGTCATGTTCTCGATCACCGTCGACGCGGCGCGCGCCCGAGAATTGGAGCCGCTGCGCGAGCAGGCGGCCGCCGCCGTGCGCGCGGTTCCCGGCGTCGAGAGCGTGCTGGTGATCCTGACCGCGGAAAAGAAGGGCGGAAGCGCTTCCGCGGCTGCCGCCCCGCCCCCGCCCCGTTCAACGGCGCGCCCCGCAGCCTCCGCCAGCGGCAAGCCGGGCGTTCCCGGCGTCGAGGCCATCATCGCCGTCGCATCGGGCAAGGGTGGCGTCGGCAAGTCGACCACCGCCGTCAACCTCGCACTGGCGCTCGCCGCGAACGGACTGAAAGTCGGCCTGCTCGATGCCGACATCTATGGCCCCTCGGTGCCGCGGCTGCTCGGCCTTTCCGGCAAGCCGCAGACGGTGGACGGGCGGACGCTGAAGCCGATGGAGGCTTACGGGATCAAGGCGATGTCGATGGGCTTCCTCGTCGAGGAGGAGACGCCGATGATCTGGCGCGGGCCGATGGTGATGTCGGCCCTGACCCAGATGCTGCGCGAGGTGGCGTGGGCGCCACTCGACGTGCTGGTCGTCGACATGCCGCCGGGAACCGGCGACGCACAGCTGACCATGGCCCAGCAGGTGCCGCTCGCCGGCGCGGTGATCGTCTCGACGCCGCAGGACCTGGCCTTGATCGACGCGCGCAAGGGGCTCGCCATGTTCCGCAAGGTCGACGTACCGATCCTCGGCATCGTCGAGAACATGAGCTATTTCGTCTGCCCGCATTGCGGGACCCGGTCCGACATATTCGGCCATGGCGGCGCGCGGCACGAGGCCGAACGGCTTGGTGTATCGTTCCTCGGCGAGATCCCACTCGAACTGGCGATCCGGGAAACCTCCGATGCGGGAACGCCGATCGTCGCCGCCGACCCGAACGGCCCGCACACGGCAACCTACCGCGCCATCGCCACGCGCATCGCGGCGGCGATTTCCGGCGGGACGGGGGTCCGCCCCCCGCCCCGCATCGTCATCGAGTGACGCGATCAGGCCGCCGTAACCAGCGCGGCACGATTGGCCTCCAGGAAGTCGCGGACCGAGACCGGATCGCGGCCGGTCCAGTCCTTCACCACCGAGGTGGTGATGGCGTGGTAGCCCTTCGAGGCATCGACATCGAAGGCCACCAGCGCATCCGCCATGAAGGGCGGCAGTCCGGCGCCGATTAGCCCCTGCCGCAGGCCCTCGGCCGGCACTGCAATATGCTGGACCGGCTTGCCGGCAATTTCGCCGGCCAGAGTGGCGAGGTCGTTGAAGGTCAGCGGCGCCGGGCCGGTAACGTCGAGGATCTGCCTTCCGCCGAAATCGGAGGCGAGTACCGCGGCGGCCGTTCGCGCGCAGTCGGCGCGGGTCACGAAATTGCGTCCAGCCTGGCCGGTGGCGGAAAAGAGCTGCCCGGTCTGAACCGCGTGCGGCAGGCTCATGAGCAGCAGATCCGTATAGAGATGGTCGCGCAGGAAGCTCCAGCCGAGCGACGAGGCCGCCAGCGCCTGCTCGGTCCAATAGTGGTCGCCGATCAGGCTTGATTCGGCCGTCGGATAGGGCGCGGGCGCGGAGAGGTAGACGACGTGCTGAACACCCGCGGCTTCCGCCGCGGCGACGGCGGCCCGATGCTGGGCGAGGCGGCGACCGGGCGTCGCGAGTTCATCCGTGCTGATGAGCAGCAGGCGCCCCGCACCGGCAAAGGCCGCGGCCAGCGTCGAGGGGTCGTTGAAGTCACCAACACGGACGTCGACGCCGCGCGCGGCGAAATCAGCCAGCTTCGAGGGATCCCGGGTGGTGGCGATGATCGGCCCGGCCTTGGCTTCCAGCAGGGCCTCGATCACCTGACGACCGAGCTGGCCGCTCGCGCCCGTTACCAACAGCGCCTTGTTGTCACTCAATTCTTATCTCCTTAGATGCGTCCGCCCATAGCCAGCGAGCGCCGGCACCATGGTTACGAATAGTAACTAGGCGCTTGACTCGAGGCTGTGAAGGACGCATTTCAAGGGGCGCAAGGCACATGGGCGGAACCACTCGCTCACGGATGGGCTGAAAATGTGAGGCCGCGATCCGGGGGCCGCGAAACGGAGGGCGAATGAACGAGCAGATCGGCCGGATCGACGGCGGAATGCCCGCCGACAGCGCGCTTTCCGTGGAAGCATTCCTGACGCCGCAGGGCGAACTGCCTGCCGCGTCCGATTGTCCGGTGCGCGACGTGCTGGATAGGCTCGGCGATGCGTGGAGTTTTCTGGTGGTCCTGCGGCTGGCGCCCGCGCCGATGCGATTCAATGCCCTGAAGCGAGCCGTGGGCGGTGTATCGCAGCGTATGCTGACGGTGACGCTGCGCAGCCTCGAGCGCGACGGCCTCGTCAACCGCAAGGTCTTTCCGACGACCCCGCCGCAGGTCGAATACAGCCTGACGCAGCTCGGTTTCACGCTCGTGCGACCGATGGCGGAACTGACGCGCTGGGCCAGCGACCACCACGCCTCGGTGCGCCAGGCCCGCGCGGAGTATGACGCGGGGGCGGCTTAGGCCATGCCACCCGCGGCCTTCATTCCGGCTGCCGCTTCAGCACTTCACCTGATAGGTGCCAGCGACCGCGACGGCCTTGCCACCTTCGCCGCCGACGCGGCGCAGATGCATCGTGACGCTCGCGCCCTCGACGAATTGCGCGGCGCCCGATTGCAGCACGAGTTCGCCCTTGGTGCCGACGGTGCTCTTGTATTCGATAACCAGCATGACGCTGGGCGGCAGGCCGCCGACGCCGACGCGCCAGGTCTTGTTCTCCGGCGTCTCAACGATGGTCGCGGATTCGTCGCTCGACCCGGCTGGAAGCGCGAGGGTCCATTTCGACGCCTTGCAGGCGGGGTCCCTGGCGACGGGCGCGGCGTTCTTGGCAAAAGCGGCGCTACCGGTGGCGAGCGGGGACGCCACCAGGACGAGTGCGGCGAGAATCGACGGGAGACGGGTCATGTCGGAGGTTCCGGATCCTGAAAGGGGCGGTGCGCAGTCAAACACGGCGCCGCGC from Kaistia algarum includes:
- the apbC gene encoding iron-sulfur cluster carrier protein ApbC: MASFDRESILSRLSNVPGPDGAGDLVSLGLVSDILINGGKVMFSITVDAARARELEPLREQAAAAVRAVPGVESVLVILTAEKKGGSASAAAAPPPPRSTARPAASASGKPGVPGVEAIIAVASGKGGVGKSTTAVNLALALAANGLKVGLLDADIYGPSVPRLLGLSGKPQTVDGRTLKPMEAYGIKAMSMGFLVEEETPMIWRGPMVMSALTQMLREVAWAPLDVLVVDMPPGTGDAQLTMAQQVPLAGAVIVSTPQDLALIDARKGLAMFRKVDVPILGIVENMSYFVCPHCGTRSDIFGHGGARHEAERLGVSFLGEIPLELAIRETSDAGTPIVAADPNGPHTATYRAIATRIAAAISGGTGVRPPPRIVIE
- a CDS encoding porin, producing MNFKTLLLGSAAAMIVAGGAQAADLTVAEPVDYVKVCDAFGAGFYYSPGTDTCIKVGGYVKFGTSVGNTDYGNYVGAYPSSNWSNFYTEVSIQLTASSVTEFGNLTGFIDMRAQTGNTGGFNQSLTQAVNATTKSAYVDSAYLQLGPLKAGYFTSLFDFGRGYTDTGVWGSDTTADQIQLNYQVNGFGLALSVEDQRDRGASGNLGGLSSATSVSYAYDSGTGQYYPVLSTVYANGGGENIPTVIGAVSYASGIFSTKVAAAYTDIALDRSGTGTALDPYDYSTQQGWAIGGNIEFALDSFSAGDKFTVFGAYGDNANSFTGISGGTSVAGLAGFDEIGLAGVAPGSSWSAGASYKHVWTPSVWSAISGGYASYDGDGYYDNSGLDAWRVVASTGWSPVKGLDVMLDGQYSSVDGTGSIDDGDAWAVNLWLKRSW
- the recO gene encoding DNA repair protein RecO; the encoded protein is MEWSDDAIILASRRRGDSSVVLEVLTRSHGRHQGLVRGARSRSLAAVIQPGNRVTATWRARLDEHLGQFTIEPQRMRAANLIDVAEVLFTLQVMTGHMHLLAERQVHAGLFDAMETALDVLAGETRPTVDELCAFLARFELALLDELGFGLDLARCARTGSREGLAYVSPRTGRAVSREAAIGYEDRLLTLPPFLSGGASNRGPEELLEGLRLTAHFLQRDLYGPRGSKMPSARDELIARLSGRGDRAGARKTGDLSSAT
- a CDS encoding DUF1045 domain-containing protein, which translates into the protein MILRYAIYWAPGGEDALGRTATRWIGRDAATGTRLRLPVVDGVEPEAMAAYLADPARYGFHATLKAPFRLATRRSESELIEHFDDFARRSAPIAIPELVIRRLGRFFAFVPNEPVAELDRWAGEIVEAFEPFRAPLTDGELARRRASGLTLGEDAHLVRWGYPYVFDAFRFHMSLTGKVPREDAEAVDAAARRHFADFDARPYRLDNLAIFVEPEPGAPFAMLRSAPLGG
- a CDS encoding SDR family oxidoreductase, with product MSDNKALLVTGASGQLGRQVIEALLEAKAGPIIATTRDPSKLADFAARGVDVRVGDFNDPSTLAAAFAGAGRLLLISTDELATPGRRLAQHRAAVAAAEAAGVQHVVYLSAPAPYPTAESSLIGDHYWTEQALAASSLGWSFLRDHLYTDLLLMSLPHAVQTGQLFSATGQAGRNFVTRADCARTAAAVLASDFGGRQILDVTGPAPLTFNDLATLAGEIAGKPVQHIAVPAEGLRQGLIGAGLPPFMADALVAFDVDASKGYHAITTSVVKDWTGRDPVSVRDFLEANRAALVTAA
- a CDS encoding winged helix-turn-helix transcriptional regulator, yielding MNEQIGRIDGGMPADSALSVEAFLTPQGELPAASDCPVRDVLDRLGDAWSFLVVLRLAPAPMRFNALKRAVGGVSQRMLTVTLRSLERDGLVNRKVFPTTPPQVEYSLTQLGFTLVRPMAELTRWASDHHASVRQARAEYDAGAA